A region of Synergistaceae bacterium DNA encodes the following proteins:
- the glgP gene encoding alpha-glucan family phosphorylase: protein MIQRLQKSDLGNSLRSLMENDPAFRPVAYFSMEVGLKESIPTYSGGLGVLAGDILKSAADVGVPMAGVTLLYRKGYFVQEFNEDGWQKEKPVQWNPAHELTLLPNRVSLTLQGREIQIGVWVYEIIGSSGYPLPVYFLDTDFEPNHPDDRKLCWYLYGGDNDYRLRQEFILGVGGLRILRDLGYMNIETFHLNEGHAGFLTLELMREQGYYDPDKIREQVVFTTHTPVPAGHDYFEFGLIDHTFPPDALAAIKRMMPDMQGVSMTELGLRYSRYVNGVAKKHAEVSNAMFKMDTVDWVTNGVHPITWISSGMCKLYSKHIPGWEQDPGRLVQALTIPKQDLWAAHQASKLRLFARVLETTGKQLDPEILTLGFARRAATYKRADLLFSNLKRFIEVASDRKIQFIFAGKAHPNDNEGKAVLQKIKKSAKDLQDKISVVFIDNYNMEIASLLTQGVDLWLNTPVRPREASGTSGMKCTMNGIMNFSVLDGWWIEGWIEDVTGWSIGPEPSVSDYEHYDDSLDAIDLYDKLEKKIIPTYYSDHEKWVSMMQHTIALNASFFNTHRVIREYASKAYSIDFRGM, encoded by the coding sequence ATGATACAGAGACTTCAGAAGAGCGATCTCGGTAATTCTTTAAGGAGCCTGATGGAAAACGACCCCGCTTTTAGGCCGGTTGCCTATTTTTCGATGGAGGTGGGGCTCAAAGAATCCATTCCCACTTACTCTGGAGGCCTTGGAGTACTGGCCGGCGACATTCTGAAAAGCGCGGCCGACGTGGGCGTTCCCATGGCTGGCGTCACTTTGCTTTACCGAAAAGGGTACTTCGTCCAGGAGTTTAATGAGGATGGATGGCAAAAGGAAAAACCCGTCCAGTGGAACCCCGCTCACGAGCTTACTCTGCTCCCCAACCGAGTTTCCCTGACGCTTCAGGGACGCGAGATTCAAATAGGAGTATGGGTTTACGAGATCATTGGCTCCTCGGGTTACCCCTTGCCCGTCTACTTTCTGGATACCGATTTCGAGCCCAATCACCCCGACGACCGCAAGCTCTGTTGGTACCTCTACGGTGGTGACAACGACTATCGCTTGCGCCAGGAGTTTATCTTGGGGGTGGGCGGTCTGCGCATTCTTCGCGACCTGGGCTATATGAACATCGAGACTTTCCATTTAAACGAGGGTCACGCGGGCTTTTTGACCCTGGAACTGATGCGGGAGCAGGGGTACTACGACCCTGACAAGATCCGGGAGCAGGTGGTGTTTACCACTCACACTCCCGTACCCGCCGGCCACGACTATTTCGAGTTCGGACTCATTGACCACACATTCCCACCCGACGCCCTTGCCGCCATCAAACGTATGATGCCCGACATGCAGGGGGTATCCATGACTGAGCTGGGGCTTCGCTATAGCCGCTACGTCAACGGTGTGGCCAAGAAACACGCCGAGGTCAGCAATGCTATGTTCAAAATGGACACCGTGGACTGGGTCACCAACGGCGTGCACCCTATCACTTGGATCAGCTCTGGAATGTGTAAACTTTACAGCAAACATATTCCCGGCTGGGAGCAGGACCCCGGCCGCCTCGTCCAGGCTCTGACCATCCCCAAACAGGATTTGTGGGCGGCCCACCAGGCCTCCAAGCTCCGCCTTTTCGCCCGGGTGTTGGAAACCACGGGCAAACAGCTCGACCCGGAGATCCTGACCCTGGGCTTCGCTCGCCGAGCCGCGACGTACAAGCGGGCCGACCTTTTGTTCTCGAACTTGAAACGTTTCATAGAAGTGGCAAGCGACCGGAAAATTCAGTTTATTTTCGCGGGAAAAGCGCACCCCAATGACAACGAGGGTAAGGCCGTCCTCCAGAAGATCAAGAAGTCGGCCAAGGATCTTCAGGACAAGATTTCCGTCGTTTTCATCGACAACTATAACATGGAAATCGCCTCCTTGCTGACCCAGGGCGTGGACCTGTGGCTGAACACCCCCGTGCGGCCACGGGAGGCTAGCGGTACCAGTGGCATGAAATGTACGATGAATGGCATTATGAACTTCTCCGTTCTGGACGGTTGGTGGATTGAGGGTTGGATCGAGGACGTGACGGGCTGGTCCATCGGTCCCGAGCCCAGCGTGTCCGACTACGAGCACTACGACGACTCTCTGGATGCTATCGATCTTTACGACAAGCTCGAAAAGAAGATTATTCCCACCTACTACAGTGACCACGAAAAATGGGTGAGCATGATGCAGCATACCATCGCTCTCAACGCCTCGTTTTTCAACACTCATCGCGTGATCCGGGAATACGCGTCGAAGGCCTATTCCATCGATTTTAGAGGCATGTAA